One window from the genome of Sphingobacteriales bacterium encodes:
- a CDS encoding glycosyltransferase family 2 protein — MREIPEISIVVPVFNEDKNIDKLFQEVSRVFREKIRTSFEIIFVDDGSTDSTWGSINCLADDHPEVRGIRFTRNFGHQYAIKAGLDAAAGQAVVSMDADLQHPPDILADFYRHWKLGYDIVYARRKANHHAGFLKNLTSRLYYSFINSISDTRIEEGVSDFRLLDRKVVNELKNMNEYFLFLRGMVQWTGFKSFVVDYEADKRFSGKTKFTLKKMISLAINGITSFSVRPLRIATLSGILVSVIAFVYIIYALIAKFMLHNALPGWTSILISVLFLGGIQLITIGILGEYIGKMFMEIKQRPKYIVREKREPNFYGSQNQDQ, encoded by the coding sequence ATGAGGGAAATTCCTGAAATAAGCATAGTCGTTCCTGTATTCAATGAAGATAAAAACATTGACAAACTTTTTCAGGAAGTCAGCAGGGTGTTCAGAGAAAAAATCAGAACCAGCTTTGAAATTATTTTTGTTGATGATGGGAGTACCGATTCAACCTGGGGGAGTATCAACTGCCTGGCTGATGACCATCCGGAAGTCAGAGGAATACGTTTTACAAGAAATTTCGGGCATCAATATGCTATCAAGGCAGGACTGGATGCAGCTGCCGGACAGGCCGTTGTCAGCATGGATGCTGATCTGCAGCATCCTCCTGATATTCTGGCTGATTTTTACCGGCATTGGAAATTAGGTTACGACATTGTTTACGCCAGACGAAAAGCCAATCATCATGCAGGTTTTCTCAAAAACCTGACCTCACGGCTTTATTATTCTTTTATTAATTCTATTTCGGACACAAGGATAGAGGAAGGGGTTTCCGATTTTCGCCTGCTCGACCGCAAAGTGGTGAACGAACTTAAAAACATGAATGAGTATTTCCTCTTTTTACGGGGAATGGTTCAATGGACGGGTTTTAAAAGTTTTGTAGTGGACTATGAGGCAGATAAACGATTCAGTGGTAAAACAAAATTTACTTTGAAAAAAATGATCAGCCTTGCCATAAACGGCATTACCTCTTTTTCAGTCCGCCCGTTGCGTATTGCTACTCTTTCAGGGATTTTGGTGTCTGTTATTGCTTTTGTTTATATCATTTATGCATTGATTGCTAAATTTATGCTGCACAATGCGCTGCCCGGCTGGACATCCATCCTGATTTCAGTTTTATTTCTTGGTGGCATTCAGTTGATTACGATCGGAATTCTGGGTGAATACATAGGTAAAATGTTCATGGAAATCAAGCAACGACCTAAATATATTGTACGTGAAAAACGTGAACCAAATTTTTACGGTAGTCAAAATCAGGATCAATAG